The sequence aactgattgtttccaaatgaacaagaatatccaaatttgtccaacaaagaaacGAAAACTAAATTCCGTCTAAAAGACGGCACAACAAAAGTgtctttcaaatccaaataaaaaccagttcctAATAACAATCTGAAATGCCCAATTGCTTCCACTTCTACCGATTGTCCATCGCCCACAAAGATGTATCTTTCACCATCACTTGGCTTTCGGTAGctcaggcaaccctgcatagaaacacttatgtgagtagtagtaccagaatctatccaccaagtgtttctaggcactgaaactaaattaacctcagaacagaccaaagCAAGATTAATACCTTTCTTTACACGCCATGCGTGATATTTGGCACAATCTTTCTTCACATGTCCAGGTTGATATTTGAACTGGACCCTTAGCAGCTTCATtctcaaatttccttttcttgcccttatccttaggggtagtggccaaatgagcactttcggttttgtcctttttcaacctttcttcctcttgcacacaatgagaaataagctcgttgagagtccatttctctttttgacagttgtaactaattttaaattggttaaactgtggaggaagcgttaacaaaaccatgagtacaagtacatcatctgaaagctcaatcttaagtgtccttaatcttgagacaatatgatgcattttcataatgtactcccttacatttccttgacccttatacttcatgttcattaaagaaccaagaagtgttgtcatttcaaccttatcgtttttagcaaaacgttcctcaatttgttcaaggaaattcttagccatagtaaccccttcggattctgtgccccaaaaggcttctggaatgctgtgtttcataatcattagactcatgcgatttgaacgatcccacctctcaaattcccttttatcatcatgggaactttccttagtgagaggtgcaggttgttcattccttagtgcatggtccaaatccatacatcccagaactataagtaggttccttttccaatccttgaaattggtcccattaagcataggaatagaattaatgttagcagatattgaggcagcagaagatgaactagctgaatatagaacaaataaaacaagctcACATTAATATGCATAACAAAACAATACATTCAAAaattggttaatcccatctcaagataccaaacacacattaatatcaagtctttggacagtaatattaactgtaagcggtactcttggtGTAGCAATCAAACATTGACAATAAAACTGTGCCAAACAATAGGTCAATCTTTGGATTAACGTATTGCtcacacaaaataccttataattgtcacacatttatcgcCACTGGTATGTTTGAAATCTAGCAAAATATTCACTTACCTTTGGGTTAGTCAATATAAGCATCAATTACAAACACACAACCatcctaatatttaaataaattaatctacacaaaagaggtcactttggcgacatattgtttcaattaatttactcaaaatattagtcattaaccaacaccaaaatttgaattaaattatttgtaccaaaatacatatttacCAAACTATACTGTAACATCTATTACACATTGAAAcatatcatatataaatatgcttAAAATAAATCAATGCGTAACCTGCTCaataattattcaaaatatatatctaacatgacaaaatatacatatcttaattaaagcccaaaggagaaaaaaaaaaacaatgaaaacCAATATACTGTATATATGTACATGAAtccacaattaaaaaaaaaaatatcaatcaaTACGATTGAAAACACTGATGTCCATCacgatttaaatatatatataattcaatcAGAAAAAATTAAACCTGTACCGTACTTTATGAAAGCATATTGATTAATTGAGTTGGGCTTTCAATTACGGTAGAAACATTTATATGTACAGGAATCATATATCGTACCTTACGACATATATACAGAAAGCCATAAAATATTAAGGCGCAATATTAttcaaacaaaaatcaaaacccTAATTTACAAAATCCCCAAATTTCATAAACTAAATCATCAGATCttcaattaatttaacaaaggtggctctgataccacttgttaggatttataaaacactcaaagaaatatataaatcacagatccaaacatattcctaaaagtactttaatatagaaaaccctaaatcataaatctataaagccttttgctaaattaaagaagaagatgataaaatatgagcggaagcactaacctgaagccattgttggagattgcagagaaggttttgatcttccaagaatacactattttctagagtattttctctgatggggaaggagagaatacagaacccttgtgtttcttggggaccactacctatttatagagtcattttagaataactcttgggtatttataatttggcccctcaacaaattataaattaacttatggtatctacacattatttccatgacaatttaatactcttttgatacccataacataattggtcacttaattttgtatcacactttataatagcatatacattatacatatgtgcccacataggatttttaatccaacacAAGAATCTCAAGAACCTCCACAGTCAACGAATACTCATCATCATCAAGAaccatcatcatcttcttgTACTGCTTCTACAGCAATAATTGACCCGTTTAGCCGTGGGATCTTCTATGCTGCATTCCGCCATTTCTGGTCCAGACAAAGACAAGAAATACGTAACAACCCCTTCGAGTTTCTCCGGTCGTATCTCCAGCGCTATGCATTTGTCTATGCATTCAAACTATATTCTATAACTATTGAATTTGAGAAATAGACTCCTACTGAAGATCAAATATTATCTCTTGTTATAGGCAAATTAACATCATTCATACAACAATCAATGAGGAAACCCTCATTCGAATTGGTCGTGGACAACCTGCAGGGCCGGCCAGAGGGTGGGGCAGCCGGGGCATACGCCCCAGGCCCCATAATTTTCGAGGCCccgaaaaaatttaaataatatatatacatatataaaaacttataatatataaatatttaatttcattaattgCATGAGAATCTTATAGCACGATTGGTAATTTGTGTTATCTATGAGTGGAGAGGTTGTTGGTTCGATCCTTCCCACCttcattttcatattttaaaaagttatatatgttatgtattatgtatttttaatagtactataaataatgtatatttattatgtattttttaaaaaatttataaatatgtaaaaaaattatataatttttgacatattattttttttaaaaaaaaatatggtaaaTTATATAACACTTCAATAGAGATGttcgtaataattaattaaatattactttatCGAGAACTTATgtgataaaaatttatttattacataaaataattaaaattgatattgtgtcaaaaatgtaattaatatttatctttaatttttatataaaagaaaagacctatttttaaattttgcccTAGGCCTCTTCTCACCTTGAGACGGCCCTGACAACCTGACGAGTAAGGCTGTGGAGGAGAAGACCTCAAATATTTGCATTGTGTGTTtggaaaatttcaaaatagGCGAGGATATGACCAGGTTGATATGCGGTCATGTGTACCATAAGAGTTGTGTACTCGAGTGGTCTCACCGCTCCGGTCAATGCCCCTTGTGTCGGAAGGAGTTGTTGCAGCCAGTGATAAATATCGCAGTTGAAGTTTACGTCCGTTGTGACTGTGATAATGATGGTAATGGCGATGGTTGTTTCGACTATCATTCTTTTATGAAAATTGAAGATATTAGCCCAGAAAAGATTACTATTTTGGCACGATTTGATGCTGATAAGAAACTTACTGCCACTCTTTATTTTCCCCAATGGAAACCCAAGAGACACGGAAATGGTAATTATTAATTCTTGTTATTATATtggaatattattaatttagttgTTCTTGCTATTAATCTTGTAGTTAGTATTATTGTAGTTAAGAGATCAAGTCTATATATATAACCTTCATTTGTGACTCCATGATATCAAGATCATTAATTCGATCATTATTTAGTTACGCAAATTGATTATATAGTGGTTGTTTTCTTtacagatttatatatataaatatgatttaattaaGTACTTACACAGAATATGCCATGCATTATATAAttgtttaaagaaaaaattaaaattcttttttCACTCTTTATATATAGTACTCCTAATAATGGTTGTAATTTCGTTTTGATCTAGGTGTTGCTGCAGCTCTGATTGAATATACTGATCTGGACAGCCAATGAATAATCTGATGATAAATTTTGTAAAGATTTTTTATTCCAGGAAATTTCTATAAGCTAGTagttgatatatataaatataattaagtttATGATTATAGCAGAGAATTTACTTAGTCTAATTAGCGATAGCtacaattttctgttttattttagtatgtTTAGTTttccattttatatatatatacctcatttttttatttatgaaatcTATTAATCATGTGATTAATTTTACACGTCCTCGCACAAAAATGGATATATTATCCATACATCTTACGGCTCAGTTTGAAACCCGAACTGTCTTATTGTTAAACTTAATCCTATGCATCAATACTCATGAAAGATAATAtacaagatcaggcatgaaaGTATTAATTTAGAACATAATaatcaataaaatatatattgtctATGTGAGACATAGGACACTCAATTTCTCCAAAGTGATCAATACAGACACAAGATTAAGAGTAAATGCAAGAGAGGACCCAATGTGTGTAGGGCTCCCTTTTTACCGTTATTATTTCATCAATGATAAAATAGAGTCTTTAATTAAATACCAATTATAAGAGTAGAACGTCTCTAATATTGTTGGGTAATAGTCTttgacttaaaaaaaaaaaatctattttgtaGTAGTAAAAATAGCTGCTAAAAAAAGAATAAGACTGCATGAATGAGGAAAAAAGAACCTTCAAATCACCTTGCGCATGAAATTTTCTCGGCTCCATCCCTTTGCGTGCCTAATGCCTCAAATGGCACGAAGTAGCAGAGTAATGGGACCCTTTTTGTTGTGGTGAAATTTCTGTCTAAAAAAATCCCCAATGGTACATTTTTGGGAAAAGAACTAGGCACAAaaatttttttctataataaactaaaaaggaaaccaatttacatttataacctaaaaaagagaataaacataaataaaaaccaaaagtttctatttacaaaaatatcggCCAACCCATAAAAAATGGAGAGACCTCCTTCTTCGTGACCCAGCCGAGAAACCCCAAGCAACCTAATCTccaccattttctttcaaaaatcggGGAAATCAGATCTGATAAAGATGTAGATCTCAAGGAAAAACCAATCAAATCCCGAAAAATCCA is a genomic window of Cannabis sativa cultivar Pink pepper isolate KNU-18-1 chromosome 9, ASM2916894v1, whole genome shotgun sequence containing:
- the LOC133031154 gene encoding uncharacterized protein LOC133031154; this translates as MLNGTNFKDWKRNLLIVLGCMDLDHALRNEQPAPLTKESSHDDKREFERWDRSNRMSLMIMKHSIPEAFWGTESEGVTMAKNFLEQIEERFAKNDKVEMTTLLGSLMNMKYKGQGNVREYIMKMHHIVSRLRTLKIELSDDVLVLMVLLTLPPQFNQFKISYNCQKEKWTLNELISHCVQEEERLKKDKTESAHLATTPKDKGKKRKFENEAAKGPVQISTWTCEERLCQISRMACKERVA